Proteins found in one Xyrauchen texanus isolate HMW12.3.18 chromosome 30, RBS_HiC_50CHRs, whole genome shotgun sequence genomic segment:
- the LOC127623734 gene encoding NF-kappa-B inhibitor alpha-like, whose translation MDVHSAAMSNYMDCDFDEMDSKNRKMQHCEDRVDSGVDSLKEDEYRKIVEELGNLSMPSHNVNKAGTHEPWKQEVTEDGDTYLHLAIIHEAEDYAIQIIKRCQNDSFLNKQNNQRQTALHLAVITELPHMVERLLKAGCDPRLVDQSGNTALHIACKRGSLACFSVLTQNQTQHLRSILTIPNYSGHTCLHIAAFQNYLSMVEKLVQLGADINAKEQCSGRTSLHLAVDLQNLNLVHTLIALGADVNCLTYGGYTPYHLTFGRQNREIQRQLFDRTAQELRPMPESESEESDEELLSDEDCIYDDIQFCGR comes from the exons GGATCGCGTCGATAGTGGCGTGGATTCGTTAAAGGAGGACGAGTACAGAAAAATTGTGGAGGAATTGGGGAACTTGTCAATGCCGTCTCACAATGTAAATAAAGCCGGGACCCACGAACCCTGGAAACAAGAAGTCACAGAGGACGGAGACAC GTATCTTCACCTTGCCATCATTCACGAGGCAGAGGATTATGCCATCCAGATCATCAAACGGTGCCAAAACGACTCATTCTTGAACAAACAGAACAACCAAAGACAG ACTGCACTCCACCTTGCCGTGATCACAGAACTGCCACACATGGTGGAAAGACTCCTAAAGGCTGGCTGTGACCCCCGCCTGGTCGATCAAAGTGGAAACACTGCTCTTCACATCGCCTGCAAAAGAGGATCACTAGCTTGCTTCTCAGTGCTCACTCAGAATCAAACCCAGCATCTACGGTCCATCCTCACCATCCCAAACTACAGTG GGCACACCTGTCTCCACATAGCAGCCTTTCAGAATTATCTCTCAATGGTGGAGAAGCTGGTCCAGCTTGGAGCAGACATCAACGCTAAG GAGCAGTGTAGTGGTCGTACTTCACTCCATTTGGCAGTGGATCTGCAGAACTTGAATCTGGTACACACACTCATCGCTCTGGGAGCCGACGTCAATTGTCTCACCTATGGAGGCTACACGCCATACCACCTGACTTTTGGCCGACAGAACAGAGAGATCCAGAGGCAGCTTTTTGATCGGACGGCCCAAGAGCTCAGACCAATGCCAGAGAGTGAGTCGGAGGAGAGCGATGAGGAGCTTCTGTCTGATGAGGATTGT ATTTATGATGACATCCAATTCTGTGGGCGATAG